CGACATTTCCGACATGACGGTCGCGGGTGAGACGAAGTCGTACTACACGCTCCATCCCATCAATAACGCACAGAAGTTGCAAATCAGTATCCCCGTCGATAGTGATAAAGTGATGATGTTGACGCTCCTTGAAGCGAAAGAAGCAAAAGAGATCCTCGAATCGTTCCGCTCGCCGGGTGTCGAATGGAATCCCCATCCGAACAACCGCAATCGCGAATTCTTGAACGTCGTGCACTCGGGTAACCGGCACGACATCGCTCAAGTCATCAACACGCTTGCTCGCCGCCAAAGCGAAGCTATCTTGTTGAACAAAAAGTTATATGAACAGGACCGCAAGATTCTAGAGAACGCTAAAACGATCCTCGTGAAAGAACTTTCGCTCGCGCTTGAATTGTCGGAAGAAATTATCGATCAACAAATTGCTGCTTATTTGAGCGAAGAACCTGTCGCCACTACTTGATTGGCCCCTTCCGTGCGAAGAGGTCTTTTTTTATTGTTCAAAGACGGCCAGCACCTGTTCTTTCAGCGGTTGGAAGCTATGTCCGACATGTCCGTGGTACATAAAATGCTTGGAGCAGAAAATCGTCCCGATTGTTCCATCTTCGTACGTGAAAGTAATTGGGCCGGCTGCAATCCAGTCCACTAATCGCACGTTCGAATCGAAGGTTACGGATGGGTTCAGTTTTTCTATTTCCAAAAACGCCAGCAATTCGCCAAGTGCTTGCTTACTGTGGACAATCAACACGTTAGGTTTGTAGTGGAAGAAAACCCTTTTGAAGATTTGTGCACCGTATACTGCCGCTTGTTTATTTTTTGGTAAAGACAAGCATTTTGCAGATTTTGTAGGCCATGCATTCATGTTCGTTTCAACCACGTTAATCACTCCGCTAGATTTGGCCTCCAAATCTTTCACGAATGCGTTCAAACCGACCCGCGTCTTAGAGAGTCGTGATTTTCCGTCTCGGATTCTAAGCGTCTGCATCCGTTCCATGAATCGACTTCGATTATAAATCAGATCGATATATTCGCTAGTATCTTCGAAGTCTTTCACTTTCATAGGTGTGGCTGGATTGATGCCGACGACAAATACATTCCCTCTTGAATCCGGAGACTCAACAACAAACGGTCTAAAATAGGAGTCTTCCTCTTTCAGCTGAACCAGCTCCTCCATGTTCTTCTGCATCACTAATCCCCCTCCTCATTCCTTCTCAATAATGATGTCTTCCGCGAGCCCTGTGTTATTGATTTTCTTATACTGATCATACACATCCGCCACATCAACAAGTTCTTCGGAATCCACAAGCAATGTCTTCGACCCTTTTTCAATCAAGAGAAGTGGATGGTCTTTGAATTTGATTTGTTCAACCACATCATTCGCATGTGAGATTAGAAGCGTCTCTGTTGTCGGTCTCATGCAACGCATTTCCCAGCGGTCAAGCCATTCTAACACTTGTCTCGTTTCCCATTCGACATCGAACAGGATGGCAACAAGGATATAGTGATCCGCATGCCTCATCAGGACTGCGAAACAGTCGCCCAACTGGATACATTCCGTCTGTGCGATCTCCATATGGTCTTCGTAGTTAGGGACCACACAATACTCGAAACAGTCCGGGTACTCTCGAAGTTTGTTGACATAATCACCGTATTTTTTACGCTCCCATTCAGAAAGAATGATTTTATTCATGCAGCACCTCCTATTTTTATGTAGACTCCTACTTATTTTTAACCAATATATGGATTAATTGTCTTACAATCAAAAAGAAAAAGCGAGAATATGAACATATCCTCGCCTGTACTCGCTTAATTGTGGACGACGCCTTTCTCTTTCAAGCCGAGCGCCATTGCTGTCGATTCGTGAATCGTCTTGAACAGTTCCGGGTGATCGGAGAGTGAGACGCCATAAGACGGCACCATCTCTTTGATTTTCGATTCCCATTCCGGCATCCGATTCGGGAAACACTGCTCGAGCACTTTTAACATGACGTGCACGGCCGTTGAGGCACCCGGTGACGCACCAAGCAGCGCTGCGACAGATCCGTCTTCGGCGCTGACGACTTCCGTCCCGAACTGGAGCGTCCCTTTGCCGTCCGGCGTGTCTTTAATGACTTGGACTCGTTGTCCGGCGACGACGATTTCCCAGTCCTCGTTCTTCGCCGTTGGGATGAATTCGCGGAGCTCGTCCATCCGTTTGTCATGCGACAAGAGCACCTGTTCAATCAAATATTTTGTGAGCGGCATCTCTTTCGCCCCGGCCGCGAGCATCGTCACGACGTTGTACGGTTTGACCGATTGGATGAGGTCGAGGTTTGAGCCCGTCTTCAAGAATTTCGGCGTAAAGCCGGCGAACGGTCCGAACAACAACTCTTTGCGCCCTTCGATGAAGCGCGTGTCGAGGTGCGGCACCGACATCGGCGGTGCGCCGACTTTCGCTTTGCCGTATACT
This sequence is a window from Exiguobacterium mexicanum. Protein-coding genes within it:
- a CDS encoding CarD family transcriptional regulator, giving the protein MIDLFKTGDLIIYSTHGVCRIDDISDMTVAGETKSYYTLHPINNAQKLQISIPVDSDKVMMLTLLEAKEAKEILESFRSPGVEWNPHPNNRNREFLNVVHSGNRHDIAQVINTLARRQSEAILLNKKLYEQDRKILENAKTILVKELSLALELSEEIIDQQIAAYLSEEPVATT